The region GCTCCAGCGGATGATTTTTATCCTCATGGCCGTACTCCTGGGCGAGAGCGTGTTGTCGTTCGTGAACAGCTACCTCACCCAGTGGATCGGGCAGCAGGCCATCTACGACGTCCGCACCCGCGTCTACCGGCACATCCAGCGGCAATCCCTCCGGTTCTTCGACCGCACCCCCATCGGCCGGCTCATCACCCGCACGACGAGCGACGTCGAGTCGCTGAGCGACGTACTCTCGGCCGGCATCGTCACCATCCTGGGCGATCTGTTCCACATCATTTTTATCGCCGCGTTCATGTTCTCGCTGAACTGGGTGCTGGCGCTCGTGACCCTCGCCGTCCTGCCGCTGATGCTCTGGGTGATGTCGTGGTTTCGAGAGAAGGTGCGGGATCAGTACCGCGAAACGCGGAAGCAGGTGTCACGGCTGTACTCATTCCTCCAGGAGCACATCACCGGTATGAGCATCGTGCAGCTCTTCAACCGGGAGAAGGAAGAGATGCGGCGGTTCGAGGTGATCAACGACGAGCACCGGACGGCGCAGATCAAAACGATCTTCTACTTCGCGCTCTTCTGGCCGGCGGTGGACATCCTCGCCTCGGTCGCCCTCGGCCTCATCATCTGGTTCGGGGGGATGCGGGCGATGGGCGACGTGCTGACGCTGGGCGTGCTGATCGCCTTCATCCAGTACGCCCGGCAGTTCTTCGAGCCGATCCGGAATTTGTCCGACCAGTACAATACGCTCCAGAGCGCGATGGCCGGCGCGGAACGGATCTTCGGAGTGCTGGACGAGGACGACTCCATCCGCGAGGTCGCCGAGCCGGTGGCGATGAGCCGGTTCAAGGGCCGCATCGAGTTCCGAAACGTCTGGTTCACGTACGACAGGGAGATCGAGGACGGAAAGGAGCCGAACTGGATCTTGAAGGATGTCTCGTTCACCGTCGAGCCCGGTCAGACGGTGGCGATCGTCGGGGCGACAGGCGCCGGCAAGACGACCATCATCAACCTGCTGCTCCGGTTCTACGACATCCAGAGAGGCCAGATTCTGGTGGATGGGGTGGATATCGCGACGATGCGGCTGGCGGAGCTACGCCGGCACATCGGCC is a window of Rhodothermales bacterium DNA encoding:
- a CDS encoding ABC transporter ATP-binding protein, giving the protein MSQNDPNSDEDKKPPGLDGKLFRRIITFLKPYKGWVALAFVLVMVAAFLGPLRPKLVQIAIDEHVVAGDMDGLQRMIFILMAVLLGESVLSFVNSYLTQWIGQQAIYDVRTRVYRHIQRQSLRFFDRTPIGRLITRTTSDVESLSDVLSAGIVTILGDLFHIIFIAAFMFSLNWVLALVTLAVLPLMLWVMSWFREKVRDQYRETRKQVSRLYSFLQEHITGMSIVQLFNREKEEMRRFEVINDEHRTAQIKTIFYFALFWPAVDILASVALGLIIWFGGMRAMGDVLTLGVLIAFIQYARQFFEPIRNLSDQYNTLQSAMAGAERIFGVLDEDDSIREVAEPVAMSRFKGRIEFRNVWFTYDREIEDGKEPNWILKDVSFTVEPGQTVAIVGATGAGKTTIINLLLRFYDIQRGQILVDGVDIATMRLAELRRHIGLVLQDVFLFSGSIERNITLENPDIPLEVVQAAARSIGADTFIERLADGYQHDVRERGASLSHGQRQLLSFVRALVYDPAILVLDEATSSIDTESEHLIQSALETLLQGRSSLVIAHRLSTIQDADCILVMHHGQLRESGSHQELLALNGLYRKLYELQYKEQERAAA